taataataataataataatagacaAATGATTCAGTTCAAGGTTCTGTCTTAAAAACACGAAAAAACAGAATCAGATTCAATTACGAGCAAGGCCTAGAGAAGaatctaaaaaacaaaaatcaaacactATCGCGATAAGCTGATTGTAATAATTAGTGGTAGCGAAGATCGATCGGGAGATACATAGACCTTCGCCGCCGATTCAATTAACGATTACGAGACCgggaaccctaaatctagagTTATAAgagatgaaatgaaaaaaaacatagaagACGAGGATCACCACTAAGATGCGATCTGAAATGAAAAGGTAAGAAGAAAACCTCTTGGATGGGATAAGATTCGGAGATTTCTCTGTTTCTCTTTGAATTTGGATCAAACGTTTTTCTGAAGCCGTGCGGCTGCGAAATACCTTTTTATCGATCGCTCTAGACATGGGTCGGTGCTTGTTAATTTAATACCCCCTTTGGTTTAGGTGTTATTACCAAACCATGCCATTCATTTCTCTATTCCCTCAGTCTAACACACGGTCTAGGCCTGGGTATTGGTCCAAATTCAGATCGGTTaatgtttaattaatatttttagtatttaaactaaatttaattgAGGCGGTTAAGCGTCCGAATGACCGGCCTCGTTTCAGCATTTTTCTTCGAGAGATACGGGAGTTATGCTTGCTGTTTTAGTCGATGGTTTTTGAAACAGAATATAACTTCTCGAATCAGATAGCTAGAGAGGTTGCTAGGAGTGTCCTTCGTGATGGCCGATTCAACTCGTTTCTGGCTTTAGGAGGACCAGCCTGGCTGCATCAAAAAATCTTGAAAGAAGCCACTTCGAACTGCTCATAGACCTTGTATAAGTTGAGTATATAGATtgtgttttctctttttggagTGATCTCTATCTTTTGTATTGATTCTTGGTTCATTTTCCCTTAAtgaagttgttaaaaaaaactaaatttaataaaattaagtgttggatatatcaaaattttaaagaattaatATCTACTTAAAGTCTTTTTAAATAGTTcaaacattataaaataaacattttatttttatcatcaactttttttcaaatagtatatataaattaataaatatattaaattcttgttgacaaaaaaaatatattaaattatcttAACCCTAATCATATTTCATAAATACTAAATCATAAATTGTAatcactaaataaaaaataaataacatttttatttttaattaatgatgtttAAGGAATATTTTTCATTGtgtgtctttttttctttaaaaaaattgatttaatgatatttctttttaaatatataaataacaaatttaaatattggtTTGGATTGCCGATGACagtcttttcttctgtaaggcggaatTAAGCCAATGCAAAGAGATCATAGACATTTTAGACATATATGGAAAGACATCAGGACAACGACTAAATGCATCCAAATCATCGATGTTTTTTGGAAACCGAGTGGAGTATTCTCGGAAGCAAGATATAAAAGATGTCTTAGGTTTCTCTTCAGAAGGCGGCATGAGGATGTACCTTGGATTACCAGAACAAATCGGTGGCTCGAAGATGAAAGTGTTCTCCTTTGTACAAGATCAGTTCAATGGGCGAGTCAACACTTGGTCATCAAGACTTTTTTCTAAAGGAGGAAAAGAAGTTCAAGTCAAATATGTGGCTCAAGCAGTTCCGACATTTGTGATGTCGTGTTACTTGCTTCCACAAGGCATTACCGATAAATTAAAGAGTACAGCGTCTAACTTTTGGTGGAGCTCAAAACAAAACAGCAGAGGTTTACATTGGATAGCATGGGACGAGATCTGTACTCCCAAAGATTCGGGGGATTAGGCTTTCGCGATCTTCATGATTTCAATATAGCGCTTCTTGCAAAACAATTGTGGAGACTAATTCATTATCCGAACTCCTTACTAGCACGTGTTTTAAAAGGGAGATACTATAATCACACCTCTCCATTAGAAGATCGGCGCACATACTCACCATCATATGGATGGCATAGTATTATGGCAGCAAAACCTCTACTCATATTGGGTCTACGGAAAACAATTGGTACGGATCGAGATACGAGGGTTTGGAGTGAGTCTTGGGTTCCAGATGGAGTGGCCCGACCACCTAGACCTGCTGACCACATTGTATACAGACTACCCCAACTTCTTGTTCAGTCCTTTATTAGGAATGATACCGAAGAGTGGGATACACAGCTTTTACGGGATTTCTTTCACCCAGATGATATCCCTTTGATACTTGGGCTGAAACCCTCTCGCTCTCGTGCTCCGGATGGATATGTTTGGAACCACACAAAATCAGGAGTTTATTCTGTTAAAACCGGCTATGACCTACTTCGATCAACCAAGTTGAGTCTTTCACAAGAAGGGGCTATAGAACCAAGTATCACAGGCCTACAGAGCCATGTGTGGAAGATAAAGGCCCCGAGCAAGATGAAGCATTTTTTGTGGCATGCTATCTCGGGCTGTGTGGCGACAGCAGAGAGGCTCATGTATAGACACCTGGGCACCGATAGGAGTTGTCCTACATGTGCTGGCCCAGGGGAGTCGattaatcatcttctttttgaatGCCCCCCATCCCTTCAGGTTTGGGCTTTATcggactatccgtcccttccgGGTTACTTCCCGAGTACATCCATTTATCAAAACATGAACTTCCTGTTTTGGAAGAGAAAAGAGGTGGCCCCTTTGAGACCACAATTCGATACCTTCCCATGGATTtgttggtacatttggaaggcgaGGAACGACAAACTCTTTAATGGAAAAGACGTATCCCCAATCGACACTCTTCAACACGCCTCTCTTGAAGCAGAATGTTGGAGAAAAGCTAACGAGAAGGAGGAAGCAAATGAGGATCAAGACGATCCCCCCACTACAGAGATTGAGACAGTGCCCTCTTGGATGCCCCGAATCCCTACCTGTCAAATTGATGCATTATGGATCAATAATGGCAGCGTCAGTGGCTTAgggtggagtcttaaggatcaaATGGGCTCAGAATACTTTGGATTAAGGGCGTGTCACAGGAGCCTTTCAGCTTTGCATGCTGAGATGGAAGGTTTACTTTGGGCAGCCTCTTGTATGAGAGACAGAAGAATAACCTTGGTACGGTTTGAGACGGATTGCTCGGACTTAGTGGAAATGACTACAAACCCTATGGGTTGGCCAGCGTTTGCGACAGAGATCGAGGCTTTACAGAGATTACAAGTGGACTTCGAAGATGTGAGGATATCTCATATTCCTCGGAGCCGGAACGGCCGGGCAGACGCTTTAGCAAAGGATGCAAGGACCAGAGGCTATTTTTTTCCCATATAGATCAAACCCAGACagatggagatgctcttaggagAATCGGTTCATCTGTTCTCCACTTGATCTAGCTTAGATGGGTAgacgccaaaaaaaaaaaatattggtttgggtttccaacaaaaaaaaaaaacgatttggGTTTGGGATTGAAATGAACtcggtttggatttgggttcttccctatcctttttttttgtttccctcATCACTCTCAGCGCAAAAGAGAAGAAACCCAAAAAACCTCTGCAAAACCTTTCTATCCGATACACACACCCAAAAAATGCAGCTCTCGGTTCCAATCTCACCTTCCAAGGTCTCACCACCAATCTTCCCCTTCTCCAATCGACACGGCCCTCCACCGATTCACCACCTTATACACACCCCCCGCGCCAGCTTCGTGACTCCCCTCAGAGTCTCCGGCTACTTCTCCTCCATCAGCCGAGCAatcgaagaggaagaagagtacCGCAAGGCACGCGCCGCAGTGAACCGCAAAGGCGTCGAATTGGACGGCTACGCCATCGAGGGCGTCTCCGTCGGCGGCCACGAGACTTGCGTCATCGTCCCCGAGCTCAAATGCGTCTTCGACATCGGAAGGTGTCCGTCACGCGCCATCCAGCAGAAGTTCCTTTTCATCACCCACGCGCATCTCGATCACATCGTGagctcactctctctctctgttcaaTATTCAGTTATTTGAATGGATAAGGTTTTGATGATGGTTCTTGTCTCAGGGAGGTTTACCGATGTATGTAGCTAGCCGTGGCTTATACAATCTCGAGCCGCCGAAGATATTCGTGCCGCCGTCCATTAAAGAAGATGTTGAGAAGCTACTAGACATTCACAGGACTATGGGTCAAGTCGAGCTCAACGTTGAACTCATTCCACTCAGCGTTGGTGAGACATATGAGTTGCGCAATGACATTGTCGTTAGACCTTTTGCAACTCACCACGTCATACCCAGCCAGGTACTAGACGATGTCGTTTATACCTACTGCTTCTTTTCTAATGGTCTGATAATGGCTTTCTCTCAGGGCTATGTTATCTACTCGGTTAGGaacaagttgaagaagcagtATGGTCACCTTAAAGGCAAACAGATCgaaaagattaaaaaatctGGCGTTGAGGTTTTGTTTCTTATGAAGTCAAATATTTTGCCAATTGATGTGAaaaagggggagaaaataaaaaaacatattatgttgAAATTAATTACAGATTACAGATATGATATTGTCCCCTGAGATAGCTTTCACTGGAGATACAACTGCAGAGTATATGCTTGACCCTCGTAACGCTGATGCTTTGAGGGCTAAAGTGCTTATAACCGAGGTGCTTGCTTACTTAAAAATCCTATTAACGAATTTAGCTTCTGAgcttttaatatatttggcaGGCTACCTTCTTGGATGAAAGTTTTAGCAATGAGCATGCGCAGGCACTCGGTCACACTCATATATCTCAGGTAATGATCGATCTTATTTTATGTTCAAACAATTCATAGAACTACGCTGTAAAAAGGAAACTTCCATGAGCAAATTGCAGATCATTGAGAATGCAAAGTGGATCCGGAGCAAAACTGTGTTGTTAACGCATTTCTCATCACGTTACAATATAGAGGTGATCATCTCATTTGAATTCACGTTCTTAGTATAGTTGTTTTTACCCCTTACCATGTATACTTGTGGTTGCAATGGGCAGGAAATTCGTGAAGCTGTGCTCAAGTTGCAATCAAAAGTGTCCGCAAAAGTTATTCCTCTTACAGAAGGATTTAAGTCAAGATATTCTTGAAAGAGTTGCAAGCAATAGTGTGATTTGAAACCCATCTTTATCAACGAATGTAAGTTAACTAGGagaaatgaaaagaaatttaTTCTATTATGCAACATTGTAATTGAAGAAATATTGGTACAAAACTTTTGCCATGCCGACTTTAGATTGAGGCAAAGAGCAAAGATGCATTTGTTCCACCGAAGCCAAAAGAGTTCGACATCGCAGTCTTAACTAGCATCTCTTTCGAAGTGGTTAAAGGCATGAAACTCTTGTCGAAGATGGGATCTGGATTCTTGACATTCAGCGTCAGAGGAGCAACTCCctacaaagttttttttggttagGTTACAAACCTTCAATCATTAAACAAGAAGACATGAAATGAGAATGCTCACGTGGTGTATAGCAAGAACGCTGAAAATAGCTTCTACAGCTCCAGCTGCTCCAAGAAGATGACCAGTAGCTCCCTTTTAAGTCAAACCAAGCAAACTCTTATTTAATTGTCGACACAGTTACTACTTAATACAATAACATCACCAGGCATTTTTTTTAACCTTGGTGGAGGAGAAAGCCAATGTGCCTGAAGTGGCGTGATCAGAGAATACGGTCTTGATAGCCCTTGCTTCCACAGCATCGCCTTGAAAAATGGATGCAAGAGTTAACACGGAGTTGTAAAACTAAATagaattaattaaacaaaaggTTTCAATCTTCTTTACCTATTGGGGTAGATGTTGCGTGTGCGTTTACATAATCAACTTCATTTGGACTCAAACCAGACTGAAAAAGTCATGGACAGTAAAAGGCAAATCACTAGAATTCAaaccgataaaaaaaaaacaaacataaacgATCAAGAGAAACCATTCTAGGAGTACCTGTTTTAAGGCACGTGTCATGGCCAAAACAGCTCCTTTTCCATCTTCAGGAGGTTGAGTGATATGGTGTGCATCGCCTAAATGCCAACAAGATTCATTCTTATGAAAACTCAAAATgtgttttactttgtttttacTGTAATGTATGAGAGCTTAACCTGACATCCCATATCCACAAAGCTCAGCATAAATTTTTGCTCCACGTCTTTTTGCATGCTCAAGTTCCTATTGTTTATAGCCACAAAATCAGAAGAGATTCTTAGATTAAAACCAAGAAAATAGCTGAGGGGATGACTTTAGAGTCTCACCTCCAGTACAATAACCCCTGAGCCTTCCCCTATCCtgcaacaaaattaaaaaaaggtaTGACCTCAACATCTCCAAAACAGATTCTTTCAAAtaaacaaccaagaatgtaactCACACAAAACCATCCCGGCCACAATCGAAAGGCCGTGAAGCTTCTTGCGGTGATGAATTGAACTTAGTCGACAAAGCTCTTGATCTGGACAGAGCAAAGATAATAACAATGATTTACGATATGCCTTAAGCAAGAGAATTTTTAAATGGAAGCACACAAAGCGCGTTAGTTACCTAGAGAATCCAGCAACGGAGAGAGCATCAATGCTGGACTCAGTTCCACCTGCTACCATAACATCTGCATCTCCAAACTGAATCATCCTAGTGGCATCGCCTATAGAGTGGGCTCCAGTTGCGCAAGCTGTCACAGCAGCATGGTTTGGCCCCTAATATTCAAAAGCGCGGCAATGATATGCAAACTGTTTTCTACTAATGGGAGAACTATAACTCTTGTTTCATAACCTAAGATGTTCAGActgtttttatcataaaaagtaaaacaaaaaacttcAACACACCTGGAATCCATACTTCATGCTAACGTGACCCGAAGCCATGTTTACTAATATCTTTGGGATGAAAAAGGGACTAAGCCGCCGCAGCCTCTGCATCACCATAATCGTCACGATGTGATACACAGAAACTTCATGAGCCAATAGAGACAAGAGAAATGTCTAAACCTTTTCACAAATCATCTGCGCTGCCTCTACAATGTCACTTATACTTCCGATTCCACCGCCAATAGAGACTCCCTGATATTCCCAAATTTCCAAAAAActataagaaacaaaaataaagatggCAGATGTAAATCATTCATACTTAACtgttctttctttttcctcCTCTTCGGTTGGTAACCACTCTGCATCTCTCAAGGCTTCATCAGCAGCACATAGAGCATATCCAATGAACTTCGCAATTGCCTTCAGGGATCCAAAAAATGCATTATAACATTATATTACCTTTAAATACATGTGAATATATCTGACAAACCACAT
The window above is part of the Brassica napus cultivar Da-Ae chromosome C3, Da-Ae, whole genome shotgun sequence genome. Proteins encoded here:
- the LOC111210601 gene encoding 3-oxoacyl-[acyl-carrier-protein] synthase, mitochondrial; this translates as MATSFLRRNLNTTRFSLNRFISTSSSSYSSSHRRVVVTGLGMVTPLGRGVETTWRRLIGGESGIRGLTPDDLKMSSFDEETKLYTFDQLSSKVAAFVPYGSNTGEFDEGLWLNSKAIAKFIGYALCAADEALRDAEWLPTEEEEKERTGVSIGGGIGSISDIVEAAQMICEKRLRRLSPFFIPKILVNMASGHVSMKYGFQGPNHAAVTACATGAHSIGDATRMIQFGDADVMVAGGTESSIDALSVAGFSRSRALSTKFNSSPQEASRPFDCGRDGFVIGEGSGVIVLEELEHAKRRGAKIYAELCGYGMSGDAHHITQPPEDGKGAVLAMTRALKQSGLSPNEVDYVNAHATSTPIGDAVEARAIKTVFSDHATSGTLAFSSTKGATGHLLGAAGAVEAIFSVLAIHHGVAPLTLNVKNPDPIFDKSFMPLTTSKEMLVKTAMSNSFGFGGTNASLLFASI
- the LOC111210602 gene encoding tRNase Z TRZ2, chloroplastic encodes the protein MQLSVPISPSKVSPPIFPFSNRHGPPPIHHLIHTPRASFVTPLRVSGYFSSISRAIEEEEEYRKARAAVNRKGVELDGYAIEGVSVGGHETCVIVPELKCVFDIGRCPSRAIQQKFLFITHAHLDHIGGLPMYVASRGLYNLEPPKIFVPPSIKEDVEKLLDIHRTMGQVELNVELIPLSVGETYELRNDIVVRPFATHHVIPSQGYVIYSVRNKLKKQYGHLKGKQIEKIKKSGVEITDMILSPEIAFTGDTTAEYMLDPRNADALRAKVLITEATFLDESFSNEHAQALGHTHISQIIENAKWIRSKTVLLTHFSSRYNIEEIREAVLKLQSKVSAKVIPLTEGFKSRYS